The Parcubacteria group bacterium ADurb.Bin159 DNA segment TTGTATAATATTCTCTCTAAAAAAATTTTTACCGTTTTTCTTTAAAAAATTAGCGCCTATTCCTTTAAGCCATCGGTTAAATAACGCTTCGTTTTTTTTAAAAATTATAGATAAATAATTTTCTATTAATTCTCTTATTTCAGATAAATTAAAATCTCCTTTATAAGAGGCCAATATTTCTTTGGCTAAAATATTAATTTCATATTTTATTGGGTAATCCGATAAATATTCTAAAAAATTTTTTTCTGCTTTTTCTTTTTCTCCCCTTTTCACATATTTTCTTAATTGCTTTTCTTTTGATAAAATTTTCTCTTCGGAAATAGAATCTTCATTAAAGAAAGATTGAAAAACGTGTTCGCTTTCATGCGTCAAAACATCATTTTTTAAATCTTCAAAATAATTAGGATTAGCAATTATAGTATTAACAAATTTTCCATCAATTTCAATTGGAGCAAAAACCGCTCCCACATTTTTTATTTTTTCTGCATTATTAATATCTTCTTCGTCAGACAAAAAATAAAGAAAATCTTCAATATTTACCGGTTTTAAAATAATTTCCATGGGAGCGAAATCAACATTTACTCTTGATTTTGGCTTTTTCCCACAATACTTTTTAAATAATTCTTCACCGCTTATCTTTTGGTCTTTATAATTTTTAATAATTTTCCGCTGAAAGCAAAATTTATCAATAACTTCATTAAAATAATTTATTTGTTCCTCGTTTAATTTTAATTCCTTGCATTTAAGTTGAACTTTTTCTTTATAAATTTCTGGACCTAAATCAGGATTTTTAAAAATAAAATCTTGAAGTTTCACTATTAAATCCGCTATTTTTATTTTTTGTTCAAAAAATTCTTTTTTAAATTTATCAAGTTCTTCTTTTTTTGTCTCCCTATTTTCTATTTTAGAAATTTCGGCTATTCTCTCTTCGGGTTTTATGGGAACATAGCCAAGTGATCCCTGGGAATTTATTTCTTTCTTCAAATTCCTATAAATGAATTTTTCTTTATCTGTCATAAAAAGATTTTAAAAAATTAATTTATTTTTCCTTTTTTGATTCGTTTATCTTGTCAACTTTTTTTATATTTTCCAAAGCCTTAAATGTCGCTCTTAAATTATTAAGTTTATTTTGCGAACCAAGCATTTTGGCGGTAATGTTTCTGAAACCAGCTAACTCTAAAACCATTCTTACTGCTCCTCCGGCGGTGATACCATGTCCTTCTGGCGCTGGCCTAATTAAAACTTCAGCCGCCTTAAATTTTGCTTTTAACCAATGAGGAACACTGCCTTTCTCGTTAATGGGAATATTTATAATATTCTTTTTGGCTTTTTGAGATGCCTTATTAATAGCTGTAGCCACATCCGGCGCCTTAGCTATTCCTAAACCAACTCTCCCTTTCTTGTCGCCAATAAGAACTATTGCCATAAAAGAAAGCCTCTTCCCCCCGGCAACCGTTCGGGTAACTCTTTTTAACTCCACTAATTGTTCTTCAAATTCTTTTTCTCTATCTTTAGCGCGAGATTGATTATACTGTTGTTTAGCCATATTTAAACTTTAATCCCTCCTTTTTTAACGCCTTCAGCTAATGATTTTATCCGACCGTGATATTTATAAAAACCGCGATCAAAAACGGCTTTTTTAATATTTAATTTATTCATTTTATCCGCCAATAATTCACCCACTAAAAAGGCAATATCTGATTTGGTTCTTGTTTTTTCTCCCTTTTTATCCTTCAATTCAAAATCGTTTGCCGAACAAATAATTTTGCCGCCATTATAAACATCAATAACTTGAGCATAAATGTGACGATTGGAACGGAAGACAGAAAGACGAGGGAGATTCTGATTAGTCTCTTTAATTTTTTGTCTAACCCGTTTTGCTCGTCGCATTCTTTTTTGTTCTTTCTGTTTATTAGTCATAATTTTTATCCAGCAGTAGCTGTTGCCTTTTTCCCTGCTTTATGTCTAACTATTTCATCAATATATCTTACGCCTCGACCTTTGTATGGTTCCGGAGGACGCAATCTTCTTATCCTGGCAGCAGTTTCACCAACCAATTCTTTAGATGGTCCCTCTATCCACACTATATCCTTATCAACCTTTATTTCAATATCTTTGGGAATTTGAAAAGTTATGGGATGAGAAAAACCTAAATAAAGTATTAATTTATCTCCTTCTACATTAGCGCGATAACCAACACCAACTAATTTCAACCCTTTTTTAAAATTATTTTCCACTCCCCAAATCATATTTTTAATTATTCTCACCATTGTACCCAGAATAGCTCTTTCTGAAGGATCTTCAATATTTTTTGTTCGGCAAAAAAGAGCGTTCCCTTTAAGATCTAATATCAAAGAGGGAGGTATTTTTTTTGTTAAAATCCCTTTTGACCCTTTAATTTCTATAAAACTGTTCTTAATTTCTACTCCCACTTTTTCGGGTATAGAAATTGGTTTTTTGGCTAAACGAGACATAAAATAATTTATTAAAATTTACGAACCGATTAAAACAACTACCAAATTTCACATATCACCTCCCCGCCCACTTTCCTTTTTTTCGCCTCTTTATCGCTCATCAATCCGAGAGAAGTTGAAATAATGGCCATACCAAAACCATTAAGAATTTTAGGCATTTTTAAATGATTTTGATAAATTCTCCGGCCCGGCCGGCTAATTCTTCTAATTTCCGAAATAGCTGGTTTTCCTTCTGCTGAATATTTTAATTTTATCTCCATCTCTGTCTCGGATATTTTTTTTGCTTTAATAACTTTTACTCTCTCAATCCATCCTTCTTTCTCTAAAAGACGAGCTATTTCAAATTTAAGACGGGAATAAGGAACTCTAATCTTCTCCTTATTTGTTAAGGAGGCATTACGTATGCGAGTTAACATGTCAGAAATAGGATCAGACATAATAATATGTCAAATGTAAAATGATAAAAAAATAAATTAAATTCTAAATTCTATTCAAAATTTAATTTTTAAACGGTATTCCCAATAATTCTAATAATTTTAATCCCTCTTCTTTAGTTTTTGCCGTAGTGGTAATGGTCACTTCAAGACCATGAATTAATGGCATTTTTTCCGGGTTAATTTCCGGAAATGGAGTTTGTTCTTTAAAACCAATAGTTAAATTTCCTCTTTGATCAATTGATTTTTGAGAAATACCCCTAAAATCTTTTGTCCGAGGAAGAGCGGCAATAATTAATTTCTCTAAAAAATCATACATTTTTGCTCCCCTTAAAGTCACAAACAAACCCACAACAAGCCCTTGGCGAATTTTAAATCCGGCAATTGATTTGCGCGCTAAAGAACGTTTTGGTTTTTGACCGGTAATAGAAATAATATTTTTTTCTACTTCTTCAATGTAAGAGGAATTTTTCTCTGTTTTGTCGCGATTAAGACCGACATTAACAGTAATAAAAGAAATTCTAGGCACAGCTAAATCGTTTTTATAAGAAAAAATTTTCTTCATTTCTGGAACTACCTCTTTTTGATATTTTTCTTTTAATCGCATAACAATATATTAAATGTTTTTAGAGATTAGGAAATTAATTCTTTGCATTTTCGACACCAACGTTGCTTTTTTTTATTAGGTAAAATTTTATATCCCACACGTACCGGCTGATGACAATTGGGACATATAAGAATAACATTAGAAGCAGGAATAGGGCGGGCTATTTTAATAATTTGCCCTTTTTCTCCCTCTTTTTTTGGCTTAACATGCCGAGAAATTAAATTCAAATTTTCAATAACAATTTTTTGCTCCTTAGGGAGAACTCTAATAACTTTCCCTTTTTTGTTTTTATCTTTACCGCGAATAATTAAAATTTGGTCATTTTTTTTTATCTTCATAAAACTTCTGGCGCTAAAGTAATAATTTTAGTAAATCCCTTGGCCTTTAATTCTCTGGCTATTGGCCCAAAAATACGATTGCCTCTCGGTTCTTTTGTTTCTTTATTAATAAGCACAATAGCATTATCATCAAAACGAATATAAGAACCGTTTTGGCGTCTAAATTCTTTTTTTGTCCGGACAATCACTCCATAAGCAACATCCCCCTTTTTAACAGGATTATGAGGCACTGCCTTTTTAATAGCCACAGTAATAATATCCCCCAAATAAGCATATCTAATTCTAGAAGCGCCCAAAATTCTAATACATTGGGCCTCTTTTGCTCCAGTATTATCAGCTACAATAAGTTTTGTCCCCACTTGAATCATATAAATATTAAAAATAAAAAGTGAAAATCAAAAAGCTAAATTCTAAATTCTGTATTTGAATTTCGGATTTTTATGTTTCGTGTTTTAAAATTTTAATTAATCGCCATTTTTTATCTTTAGAAATAGGACGGCATTCTTCAAAAAGCACCTTATCTCCCTCCTTAGATTCATTATTTCTGTCATCTATTTTATAATGTCTAAAAACTTTATAACGTTTTTTATAAAGAGGATGTGTCTTAAAACGAATTACCTCAACCACTCGAGTTTGATTCATTTTATCGCTTATCACTATTCCCTCAAAATACCTTTTATTAATTTTCTTGTTTCCTTTATTAAACATATTAATAAAAAATTATTTATTCTTATTTTTGACTGTTTTTATTGGAGAAGAATTGAGTTCACTTGATGTCTTTTTTTCTCTTAATATAGTTAAAATGCGAGCTATATTTTTTTTTGTTTTTCTAATTTCTCGAACATTTTTAATTTTTTTAAGCGGAATATCAAACTTTAAGCGACTAAGACGTTCTTTCTCTTCTTTAAGGCGAGAGGATAATTCTTCTTTTGATAAATGTTTAAATTCTTTAAATGATTTTGCTGACATAAATAATTATTTTTTGACAAATGTGGTTTTTATGGGCAATTTATTCGCCGCTAGACAAAACGCTCTTCTGGCTAATTCTTCAGAAACACCGGTAACCTCAAAAAGAATTCTCCCCGGATGAACTACTGCCACCCAATGATCAGTTGCTCCTTTCCCACCACCCATAGGGACCTCAGCACTTCTTATAGTTACTGGTTTATGAGGAAAAACTCTAATCCAAAGTTTCCCCCCTTTTTTAAAACAATGAGTGATTGTGCGTCGAGCTGATTCAATTTGTCTAGCTGTAAGCCAAGTTGAACCCAAGCTTTTTAAACCATAATCACCATAGGCAAGAGATGTCCCTGCCTTAGAGAGATTTCTTTTTCTTTTTCGTCCCTTAAATACTTTTCTATGTTTTGGTTTTTTTGGCTCTAACATAATAAAAAATCAAAAAGTGAAATATTTTACCGGTAAATCCAAATTTTAACTCCTACGGTTCCATAAGTGGTAAACGCTGTTCCACGGCTATAATTAATATCTGCTTTCAACGTATGTAAAGGCAATTTTCCGCAAGTCATTTTTTCTTGACGCGCAATTTCTACCCCATCTAAACGCCCTCGTAAAACGATTTTACCTCCCTTTGCCTTACTTTTTTCTATACGTTCAATAACTCTCTTCATCACTCGCCGATAAGGAACTCTTTTTTCTAAACTTTCAATAGCTTCTTCTAATAAACAATTTGGAGAAAGGTCTGAATCCTTTTCTTCAATAACAGCCAATTCTAATGTTTCGTCTTGAGAAATTATTTTTTCTAATTCTTGTTTTAATTTTTGCGCCCCGATACCGCCTTTACCAATAATCAAACCAGGTTTTGCTGTATAAATGGTGATTTTTAAATAATTATTTGCCCTCTCAATTTCAATATTAGAAATTCCTGTATTTTTCAATTGTTTTTTAATAAATTTACGAATTTTTTCATCTTCTTCAACAAAAAAACGATATTTAAAACCATTGGCGAACCATTTGGAATCCCACCATTTGTTAAAAGGTATACGAAAAATTTTTGGATTTACTTTTTGACCCATAATTTCTATATTGCTTTTTGTCTAAAAAAATGTTTAGTAACGCCTCCTTTTTCTTTGCGACGAATTTTATCTAAACCAGCTTTAGAGCGGCGTTTTCCTTGACGATGAATATCAAAAATTTCCTGAGGGACTTCTTCTTTTTTTGTCTTTTCTTTTTTAGCTCCCAAATAAGCTATTGGCTTTTCCTTACTTTTTAGCGGTTTATTTTGGGTATCTATTTTATCTATTTTAGAAGCAATTGTTTTAGGAATAATTTTACCCTCCATACCTTCTTTCACGGATAGAACAATGTTAAGATGACTTGATCGTTTTCGTATAGTTTCTGCTCTTCCCATTGCTCGAGGTCTCCATCTTTTTTGTGTTGGACCTTCATCGGCAGTTATTTTTTTAATTACCAAAAATTCTTTGGGCAGATTAAAATTATGTTGAGCATTGGCTATAGCGGAATTAAGAAGTTTTTTTACCGGACGAGCAGCCCTTTTAGATAAAAAATCAAGATAGTTTAAAGCTTTCTCCACATCCATGCCGGCAATCGGCGTAAAAACTGCTCTTAACTTTTTTGCTGAAATTGGCAAATATTTTGCTTTAGCTTTTATTTCAAGATTATTATTCATAAAAATTTAATTATTTTTTTTCCGCAACTAAACTCTCTTTACGTTTTACTTCGGCTTCTACCCTGTCTTGTACTTTTCCTCCATGTCTTATAAATTTGCGTGTGGGAGAAAATTCTCCTAAACGATGACCAATCATTGCTTCTGTGATAAAAACAGGAATATGAATCTTCCCGTTATGGACACCAATAGTAAAACCAACCATTTCTGGCGTAATTGTTGATGACCGAGACCAGGTTTTAATAATTGTTTTATCACCTGGTTTAAGTTGTGATATTTTTTCGGCTAATTTTGGGTCTACCCAAATGCCTTTTTTAAGCGAACGAGACATAAAAATATGTTAAATATCAAATCTTGGAAAGTACTGGTATTCTGTTATTTTTTCTTTTTTTTCTTTCTCCTTTCCACAATATATTTATTTGTCCATTTTTTCTTTTTTCGCGTTTTCACCCCTAAAGCTGGTTTTCCCCAAGGAGTTTTAGGGTGCTTCATACCAATGGGAGTATTCCCCTCTCCTCCTCCGTGAGGATGGTCGCAGGGATTCATTGCCTTACCTCTAACTCGAGGACGAATTCCTCGGTGAATCAAACGGCCGGCTTTCCCCCAACGGATACTTTTTCTTTCGGGATTGCTTACTTCTCCAATTGTGGCTAAACAATTTTTTCTTATTTTCCTTTTTTCTCCTGAAGGCATTTTAATAATAACAAATTCATCTTCGAAAGACAAGATTGAAGCGGCTGAACCGGCTCCTCTAACTAATTTCCCACCTTTACCCGGTTCAAGTTCAATATTATGAACAGGATAATCTAAAGGAATATCAGCTAAAGGCATACGATTGCCTATTTTTGGCTTAATTTTTGAAGAAGACGATAAAATTATATCTCCAATTTTTAATTTATGGGGAGCAAGAATATACCGTTTTTCTCCGTCAGAATAGACAACTAAGGCTATCCACGCGGTACGATTCGGGTCGTAAATTATATCTTTAACTTTTGCCGGTATATCAAATTTATTTTGATAAAAATCAATTTTTCGATAAAGTTTTTTTTCTCCTCCGCCCCGATGTCTAATAGTTACACGACCATTACTGCGACCAGTCTTTTTAAGAGTTCCTTCTATTAAAAATTTAGGATGATTTATTTTTGATTTAGGTGCTTCTACTGTGCTAGCATGACGACGAGCCGGAGTTGTTGGTTTATAATATTTCATAAATTTTTTTTACTTGTATAAATCAATTTTTTGGTCTGGCCTAAGATAGACAATGGCTTTTTTGCGCATTTTTGTCCGACCACGGCTTCTCCCATAACGGACGCTCTTCCCTCCTGTATTAAGAATATTTACTTTTAATGGCCAAATATTATACATTTTTTTAATTGCCTGCTTAACAGTTATTTTATTAGCCCAAGGCTTAATCCAAAAAACATAAATATGATCGGCCTCTGCTTTGGTCGCTTTTTCAGTAATAACTGGTTCTTCCAAGCATTCAATTGGATTTTTTATCTCTTGATGACTCATAAACATTTAATCTTTTTTCTACATTATTTTTAAAAGCGCTTGGACTGCTTATCAATATATCAGCCCAAACGATATCTTTTAAATTCGGACTAAAGAGAACTTTTAATTTATTTATATTGCTAATATATTGACCGACGTTTTTTTCTGACTGATCAACAAAATAAACTATTTTTATTTCCCTTTTCTTTTTGTTCTCTTCTCCAATAATTTTATAAATATGCTCATAAAATTCTTTCGTTTTTTTAAAAGACGGTGTCTCTAAAATAAAAAACTTATTTTCTTTTATTTTATCAAAAATAACAAATACTAAAGCATTTTGACGCATTTTTTTATTAATTTTTTTAGTATAATTTTTTTCTTTTGTTGGACCAAAAATAACGCCCCCTCCTTTCCATAAAGGAGAACGAATAGAGCCTGCTCTTGCCCGGCCTGTCCCTTTCTGCCGCCAAGGTTTAATTCCTCCGCCCCTAACCTTTCCTTTAGTTTTAGTGTCAGCTGTTGATACTCTTTTATTAGACTCCTCTCTTCTAATAACTTCCGAAATTAAATTATCTTTTTTGCGTATTTTTTTCTCCAAACTAATCTTTACCTTGTCTTTTTTAAGGTTAC contains these protein-coding regions:
- the rplV gene encoding 50S ribosomal protein L22; protein product: MNNNLEIKAKAKYLPISAKKLRAVFTPIAGMDVEKALNYLDFLSKRAARPVKKLLNSAIANAQHNFNLPKEFLVIKKITADEGPTQKRWRPRAMGRAETIRKRSSHLNIVLSVKEGMEGKIIPKTIASKIDKIDTQNKPLKSKEKPIAYLGAKKEKTKKEEVPQEIFDIHRQGKRRSKAGLDKIRRKEKGGVTKHFFRQKAI
- the rplE gene encoding 50S ribosomal protein L5 — encoded protein: MRLKEKYQKEVVPEMKKIFSYKNDLAVPRISFITVNVGLNRDKTEKNSSYIEEVEKNIISITGQKPKRSLARKSIAGFKIRQGLVVGLFVTLRGAKMYDFLEKLIIAALPRTKDFRGISQKSIDQRGNLTIGFKEQTPFPEINPEKMPLIHGLEVTITTTAKTKEEGLKLLELLGIPFKN
- the rplD gene encoding 50S ribosomal protein L4 — protein: MLNFEIPVYDKEGNLKKDKVKISLEKKIRKKDNLISEVIRREESNKRVSTADTKTKGKVRGGGIKPWRQKGTGRARAGSIRSPLWKGGGVIFGPTKEKNYTKKINKKMRQNALVFVIFDKIKENKFFILETPSFKKTKEFYEHIYKIIGEENKKKREIKIVYFVDQSEKNVGQYISNINKLKVLFSPNLKDIVWADILISSPSAFKNNVEKRLNVYESSRDKKSN
- the rplX gene encoding 50S ribosomal protein L24 → MKIKKNDQILIIRGKDKNKKGKVIRVLPKEQKIVIENLNLISRHVKPKKEGEKGQIIKIARPIPASNVILICPNCHQPVRVGYKILPNKKKQRWCRKCKELIS
- the rpsH gene encoding 30S ribosomal protein S8: MSDPISDMLTRIRNASLTNKEKIRVPYSRLKFEIARLLEKEGWIERVKVIKAKKISETEMEIKLKYSAEGKPAISEIRRISRPGRRIYQNHLKMPKILNGFGMAIISTSLGLMSDKEAKKRKVGGEVICEIW
- the rpsS gene encoding 30S ribosomal protein S19, which encodes MSRSLKKGIWVDPKLAEKISQLKPGDKTIIKTWSRSSTITPEMVGFTIGVHNGKIHIPVFITEAMIGHRLGEFSPTRKFIRHGGKVQDRVEAEVKRKESLVAEKK
- the rplF gene encoding 50S ribosomal protein L6, with product MSRLAKKPISIPEKVGVEIKNSFIEIKGSKGILTKKIPPSLILDLKGNALFCRTKNIEDPSERAILGTMVRIIKNMIWGVENNFKKGLKLVGVGYRANVEGDKLILYLGFSHPITFQIPKDIEIKVDKDIVWIEGPSKELVGETAARIRRLRPPEPYKGRGVRYIDEIVRHKAGKKATATAG
- the rplB gene encoding 50S ribosomal protein L2 — its product is MKYYKPTTPARRHASTVEAPKSKINHPKFLIEGTLKKTGRSNGRVTIRHRGGGEKKLYRKIDFYQNKFDIPAKVKDIIYDPNRTAWIALVVYSDGEKRYILAPHKLKIGDIILSSSSKIKPKIGNRMPLADIPLDYPVHNIELEPGKGGKLVRGAGSAASILSFEDEFVIIKMPSGEKRKIRKNCLATIGEVSNPERKSIRWGKAGRLIHRGIRPRVRGKAMNPCDHPHGGGEGNTPIGMKHPKTPWGKPALGVKTRKKKKWTNKYIVERRKKKKKK
- the rplP gene encoding 50S ribosomal protein L16: MLEPKKPKHRKVFKGRKRKRNLSKAGTSLAYGDYGLKSLGSTWLTARQIESARRTITHCFKKGGKLWIRVFPHKPVTIRSAEVPMGGGKGATDHWVAVVHPGRILFEVTGVSEELARRAFCLAANKLPIKTTFVKK
- the rpsE gene encoding 30S ribosomal protein S5 gives rise to the protein MAKQQYNQSRAKDREKEFEEQLVELKRVTRTVAGGKRLSFMAIVLIGDKKGRVGLGIAKAPDVATAINKASQKAKKNIINIPINEKGSVPHWLKAKFKAAEVLIRPAPEGHGITAGGAVRMVLELAGFRNITAKMLGSQNKLNNLRATFKALENIKKVDKINESKKEK
- the rplN gene encoding 50S ribosomal protein L14 — encoded protein: MIQVGTKLIVADNTGAKEAQCIRILGASRIRYAYLGDIITVAIKKAVPHNPVKKGDVAYGVIVRTKKEFRRQNGSYIRFDDNAIVLINKETKEPRGNRIFGPIARELKAKGFTKIITLAPEVL
- the rplW gene encoding 50S ribosomal protein L23; its protein translation is MSHQEIKNPIECLEEPVITEKATKAEADHIYVFWIKPWANKITVKQAIKKMYNIWPLKVNILNTGGKSVRYGRSRGRTKMRKKAIVYLRPDQKIDLYK
- the rplR gene encoding 50S ribosomal protein L18, producing the protein MTNKQKEQKRMRRAKRVRQKIKETNQNLPRLSVFRSNRHIYAQVIDVYNGGKIICSANDFELKDKKGEKTRTKSDIAFLVGELLADKMNKLNIKKAVFDRGFYKYHGRIKSLAEGVKKGGIKV
- the rpmC gene encoding 50S ribosomal protein L29, with amino-acid sequence MSAKSFKEFKHLSKEELSSRLKEEKERLSRLKFDIPLKKIKNVREIRKTKKNIARILTILREKKTSSELNSSPIKTVKNKNK
- the rpsQ gene encoding 30S ribosomal protein S17 codes for the protein MFNKGNKKINKRYFEGIVISDKMNQTRVVEVIRFKTHPLYKKRYKVFRHYKIDDRNNESKEGDKVLFEECRPISKDKKWRLIKILKHET
- the rpsC gene encoding 30S ribosomal protein S3, giving the protein MGQKVNPKIFRIPFNKWWDSKWFANGFKYRFFVEEDEKIRKFIKKQLKNTGISNIEIERANNYLKITIYTAKPGLIIGKGGIGAQKLKQELEKIISQDETLELAVIEEKDSDLSPNCLLEEAIESLEKRVPYRRVMKRVIERIEKSKAKGGKIVLRGRLDGVEIARQEKMTCGKLPLHTLKADINYSRGTAFTTYGTVGVKIWIYR